From Pseudodesulfovibrio nedwellii:
TTTCTTTATCAGACGAACCGGGGATAACGGTTTCCCGTCGTTTTGACGCCACGGTTAAAGGCGTTGTCGGCGTGGACTTATCTCTCGCCAATGTGTCGCATTTTTTAAAATCACAGCTCATAGGCCCTGGCAATGAAATCATGATTTTTGACACTATCGGGAATGTCTATGCCTACCCTGATTTAAACAAACTGATCACCAGCATAGGCATTACTGAAAGCGACTCGACAAAAAATGCAAAAATTGCTGCACTCGGCTCTCCGGCTCTGACAGCTCTTGTACAATTACTTCAAACCAAAGACACAGACGTCATTCACGATCAATCACTTCTTGTGGATGGCACCACTCATCTCGTTGGCATTGAACCACTTCCCAAAGAATATGGAAAAGAATTATTCATAGCTCTCACAGTCCCGGAGTCAACTTTTACCGGCCCGATAGCTGAAGTTGGCAAACGAACATTCTTTGTCTCATTAGGGATGCTTTTCCTGTTTTTGCCAATACTATATTTCGTTTCCAAACGTATCAGCCGCCCACTCAAAATTCTCACTCAAAAAGTAGAAAATATTAAAGCTTTCAAACTGGATTCACCAATAAATGTTCAATCGAATATTCTTGAAATCCGAGAATTGAGCAAGGCGACTGAAACCATGCGTGAAGCCCTCAACGCTTTTGGGAGTTATATTCCCAAACCTCTCGTTAAAGCGATGATCGTCAACGACATTGTTCCAACGCTGGGCGGCGATCGCAGGGAAATGACCTTTCTATTCAGCGATATAAAAGATTTCACCACTATTTCAGAGACCCTCACTCCTGAGCAGGTGACAAGCAGTATTACAAGCTACTTAGAAAAAATGAGTTGGACCATCCTCCAGAACAAAGGGACCATAGATAAATATATCGGCGACTCAATCATGGCTTTCTGGAATGCTCCAGTAATCAACACCGAACATGCATTTCACGCATGCCTCACAGCCTTGCAATGCAGAAATGTACTTTCGGTATTTAATCAACATCGTCGAAACAATAATGAACCGGAATTCCTGACCAGAATGGGGGTGCACACAGGAGAAGCCGTTGTTGGAAACATAGGCTCTTCGGACCGCATGGACTATACGGCCATGGGAGCATCTGTAAATCTCGCTTCACGCCTTGAAGGGCTCAATAAGTACATGGGAACGGATATCCTTATCAGTCGACCGACAATGCTCGCAGCCGGAGATGAATTCCTCTTCCGCTTTGCAGGCAAAGTTGTCCCCAAAGGAACGACTGACGGGCTGTGCGTTTATGAACTGCTTGGGACAAAAATCAATGCAACAGGTATGTATGCCCCATTCTCTGTATCTGAAGAAATCATGCAAAAAACAGAAAAGTGGGAAGCTGCTATCCGTCTTTTCCTTTCACGGGATTTTGCGGGAGCAAAAGCCGCTTTCACTCCCCTTCTTGAAGAATATGGAGCTGATCCTCTCATTGAAAAATATCTGAAACTCACTCAGGAATTTTCAATACAATCACCGGATGATTCCTGGAACGGTGAACAAAGTTTCGACGTGAAATAAGGAGAGGTCATGATACGGTTCAAGACTTTGCTACAATGGTACATACTCGTTTCATTTTTAATGGTATGCATGCCTGTTTTCGCAACAGCGGCCACCCCCATCACCTTCTGGACAACGGACCTGGGTACAGACCGACAAGCGGTTATCAAATATCTCGCAGATGCTTTCATGATCTTTAACCCGGACATTAAGATACAGATTGAGGGAATTGAAGAAAACGCCATGGTAGATGCATTGACCCAGGCCCATAAAGAAGGGACTGGACCAAACATTATCAGTTGCGCTTCGGATCTGCTTGTCTCCTTTAGCAAACTCGGGTGGATGAACAATGCGGGGACTGAAGCCTGTATTGTCAGCATAGGAAAAGACAGATTTTATTCTGGAACGCTCAGCAAATTGCAACATACAGACGGAACGTATAGCGGTATTCCTTTCAATGGATGGATTCAGGGTATTTGGTATAGAAAAGACTGGTTTAAGGAATACGGTCTGAATCCGCCCGATAGTTGGGAAAACATCCTGAAAGCGGCCAAGACCTTCCACGCCCCTGAAAAAAAACAGTACGGTCTCCTCATCGGTACGCAGGATGATGTTTACGCCGAACAGGTCTTTACGCATCTGGCTCTCTCTGCTGGAGTGAAAGAATTCACCCCCGAAGGAAAGGTCGTGTTTGATTCCCCTGCGACCGTCGAAACCCTCAAATTTTATACGGAATTGGCACGATATACACCTCCCGGTCCTCAGACATGGCGAGGAAGAGATTTTTATTTCCAAGGGCAATTGGCAATGATGTTCTATTCAACATTCATCATGGATGACATGGCGGTTCCTTCCATTGCCGCAAATTCTTTGACTGGAGACAATTTTGAAGAACTCTGTGGAGCCCCTTACGACTATAACCTCTTGAAACATACCGGATTTGTTTCAAACATTACTGGTCTCCATAAAGCAAGTTACGGTATCATCAATGCACTCGGACTCTTGAAGACTGAAAATACTGAACAGGAAAAAGCAACTGAACGTTTCGTAGAATTCCTCTTCACGAACGACGCCTACATAACGTGGCTTCACACGGTTCCCGGCGGCATGATGCCTGTACTAAAGGATATTGCAGTCCATGACACCTTTTTCAGAGACCACCAAGGCGTCTTCCAAAGATACTCCCGACAACGAATCCATAGTATCCTGTCAGGGTTCGATTCATTAAAAAGCTTAAGCTTTGTGGATGGTCATATCGTGCCTCAAGCAGCGCAGGCTTCAGCCATGGGATTGCTGGCAGAAATGATCATGAAAACTCTTCAAGGAAAACTGTCGCCGGAAGAAGCTGTTTCAAAGACTGCTATGAAAATGCGAATGATCAATTCGGAAATTTAAATCGAAAAACAACAAACGTCCCACTTTTTAGAAAGCCATCTGCGCTTCGCACATGAAGCTTTGACTGGAGGCGTGCTCTTCAACTTCTCCCTGATACCAAAGGATGAAGTCGCTCCTACTATGCCTTCACCCCTTGCCTAGATGACCGCCCTTTCTAGTACCTATTATCACTATAAACCCTTTATATTTTTTCATAAAAATAGAAACAAGGAGTTGCGCAGACTTGTTTTTACTTTTATTGAAGCTTTCGCTCATCGTAGAGCAGCTTCAAGAAGAGGCCCGTTGAATTTATGGAGGACAAAGAATGAGACTATACAAAGATTTAAGCTTACGAAACAAGATCATGATCCCTGTAGGATTTCTCGTGATGCTTGTCATGGGTGTTACCCTCACCGTCCTGATCAGACAGTTCCAAACTGTTGCCACTGAAGATGCCTATTCCATAGGCGAAGAAATGGCTGGTCGATTCGGTCAGGAAATCAAAGGGGAATTGGACAAGGCTTTAACCATTAGCTGGACCTTGGCCCAATCCCTCGAAGCAACGATAGCTTCTCCAACGACACCAAGCCGTAAAGAAACAAACAATTTCCTCGTTGAACTTGCTGAATCACATGATGATCTTGCTTCCACATGGCTTGCATTCGAACCAAATGAATTCGATGGGAACGATGCTGCAGCCATCGGAACTGAAGGCTCCAATGAAAATGGACAATATTTGGCATGGTATCAAGCCGGAAACAAGATGTCCTACGGTACCAACCTGGAAAGAGCGTGGTATCAAACCTCGCTTCGCTCAGGAAAACCATTCCTCACTGACCCGACTGAATACATTTTCGACGGACAAAAAATCATTCTGGTTTCGGCAACTGTTCCCGTTAAAGTAAAAAATCGCACTATTGGTGTAGCCGGTGTGGATCTCAACATCGGACAATTAAAAAAAGTCGTTGCCCGAATTCAACCATTTGAGACAGGCTACGGATTTCTCATCAGTAACTCCGGTATGATCGTGGCAGATCCGTCCCCGAAACATGTCGGCAAACAAGTCGGCGAAACCTTTGGTTCAGAGATGGAGCACCTGATCACAAGCTGCCTGAAATCTGAACGCACCGTGCACACGACCTTCACCAAAAATGACACAAAATTTGAACTGATAATTGCTCCCTTTACCATTGGTGAAACAGGACAAAGCTGGGCTCTTGGCGTGGCAATCCCCACAGCCAAAATCATGGAAGCCGCAAACGACGTCACATGGCTCTCTGCCGTCATGAGCATTAGTTCCATTATAGTACTCCTCGCCATCATCTTTTTCCTGGCACGGTCCATCGTAAATCCTATCCGCCAAGGCGTAACCTTTACCAAACAAATTGCTTCCGGTGATCTCAACGCCAACCTACACATCGAACAAAAAGATGAAATCGGCGAACTTGCCGCCGACTTGACCAGCATGGGCCAACAGCTTCGTTCAGTTGTCAGCGATGTTCGTCAGTCGGTTGAACAGGTGGCCAGTGGCAGCGAAGAACTCTCCGCCACTGCGCAAACACTCTCCGGCGGCGCGACCGAACAAGCTGCCAATGTAGAAGAAGTCTCTGCCAGCATGGAAGAAATGGCCTCCAACATCAGCCAAAATGCCGACAACGCCGGTGAAACGGAAAAAATAGCTCTTCGATCCGCACAGGATGCAGAAGAAGGCGGCGAAGCTGTCACTCAAACCGTGCAGGCCATGCGGGAAATCGCTGATAAAATCACCATCATTGAAGATATAGCCCGTCAGACAAATCTGCTCGCTCTCAACGCAGCCATCGAAGCTGCCCGAGCCGGTGAACACGGTAAAGGATTCGCTGTGGTTGCAGCAGAAGTTCGCAAACTGGCTGAACGCAGTGGTGAAGCGGCCGCAGAAATCAGCGATTTGTCCGCCTCCAGTGTTGCTGTAGCAGAATCCGCAGGCGGTATGCTCAACAAGATGGTCCCGGACATCAAGCGCACTGCCGAATTGATTCAGGAAATCGCTGCAGCATCCAATGAACAGAACGCCGGAGCCGAACAAGTCAACAAGGCAATGCTCAAGCTAGATGAAATGACGCAACAGATCGCAGCCGCAGCCGAGGAAGTCTCAGCAACTTCAGAAGAGTTGGCCAGACAATCTGTACAACTCCAGTCTGCCATCGCCTTCTTCAAAGTCAACGACATGCCCACCGCACGGTCCACAGTCCACGTCGCAAGAAAGACGGCGGCACTCCCCAAGGGACGTCAGTCAACCAACCAATCCAATGGTGGCATGACCATCCCCGGCATGACAGATGAAGGATTTGAAAGGTTCTAATCCATATAGATAATAGATAATTAACACAGGGCAGAGGAGTAATCCTCTGCCCTATATTTGTATCTCACGCTCACTGTTCCGACTTTTTGCACAGTTTCAACACACGCCACATGTATGAACAGTCGTCAATGTAAACAAGCGTTTACGACACCACCTCTGCACACGACTTGCTCATTCTCCCGAGCATATGTATGGTCGCTCACCTCATATTGAGATCATCCACACTTTCAACACACAATTTCCTCATGAACGGATACTTCATTACCGGCACCGATACGGATGTCGGAAAAACATGCGTCACTGCCGCCCTTTTGCGGGCATTTCTCGACACTAACCAAAGTGCCCTGGCCATCAAACCGGTCCAAAGCGGCTGCATTGAAAGTACACATGGCCTGCGAGCTGAAGATGTCGAAGCATACGCCAGATTTTCTGCGCCCTATTTCCCTGATGGGTACCCCGAAGCCTGTTGCCACAAATACCGTCCAGCCTGTTCTCCGCACCTAGCGGCTGAAATGGCAGGAGAAACAGTAAGCGTGGACGAACTTGCCGATCAAGTCAGGAACATTGCCGCAGACCGGGATCTCGTCCTTGTTGAAGGGGCTGGTGGTGCTGCCGTACCACTCGGCAACGGGCAGACCATGCTTGATCTCATGCAGCGACTTGACCTACCGGTAATCATCGTTGCCGACAACAAATTGGGCGTCATCAACCACGCACTCATGACTATTGAAATGATT
This genomic window contains:
- a CDS encoding adenylate/guanylate cyclase domain-containing protein is translated as MVEKTQALFDTAFRTVDTFINFKDIGQKASIHSHPLESVFFKFLEQNKDFTSIFIGFEDGDFFLVSSLHGRNELKKSLGIPENAVWYTQTIAHQADKQRYELRKYLDTGFVTVGSSAELHVQYDPRRRPWFRSASETDIATLSDIYIFSLSDEPGITVSRRFDATVKGVVGVDLSLANVSHFLKSQLIGPGNEIMIFDTIGNVYAYPDLNKLITSIGITESDSTKNAKIAALGSPALTALVQLLQTKDTDVIHDQSLLVDGTTHLVGIEPLPKEYGKELFIALTVPESTFTGPIAEVGKRTFFVSLGMLFLFLPILYFVSKRISRPLKILTQKVENIKAFKLDSPINVQSNILEIRELSKATETMREALNAFGSYIPKPLVKAMIVNDIVPTLGGDRREMTFLFSDIKDFTTISETLTPEQVTSSITSYLEKMSWTILQNKGTIDKYIGDSIMAFWNAPVINTEHAFHACLTALQCRNVLSVFNQHRRNNNEPEFLTRMGVHTGEAVVGNIGSSDRMDYTAMGASVNLASRLEGLNKYMGTDILISRPTMLAAGDEFLFRFAGKVVPKGTTDGLCVYELLGTKINATGMYAPFSVSEEIMQKTEKWEAAIRLFLSRDFAGAKAAFTPLLEEYGADPLIEKYLKLTQEFSIQSPDDSWNGEQSFDVK
- a CDS encoding ABC transporter substrate-binding protein, with the protein product MIRFKTLLQWYILVSFLMVCMPVFATAATPITFWTTDLGTDRQAVIKYLADAFMIFNPDIKIQIEGIEENAMVDALTQAHKEGTGPNIISCASDLLVSFSKLGWMNNAGTEACIVSIGKDRFYSGTLSKLQHTDGTYSGIPFNGWIQGIWYRKDWFKEYGLNPPDSWENILKAAKTFHAPEKKQYGLLIGTQDDVYAEQVFTHLALSAGVKEFTPEGKVVFDSPATVETLKFYTELARYTPPGPQTWRGRDFYFQGQLAMMFYSTFIMDDMAVPSIAANSLTGDNFEELCGAPYDYNLLKHTGFVSNITGLHKASYGIINALGLLKTENTEQEKATERFVEFLFTNDAYITWLHTVPGGMMPVLKDIAVHDTFFRDHQGVFQRYSRQRIHSILSGFDSLKSLSFVDGHIVPQAAQASAMGLLAEMIMKTLQGKLSPEEAVSKTAMKMRMINSEI
- a CDS encoding methyl-accepting chemotaxis protein gives rise to the protein MRLYKDLSLRNKIMIPVGFLVMLVMGVTLTVLIRQFQTVATEDAYSIGEEMAGRFGQEIKGELDKALTISWTLAQSLEATIASPTTPSRKETNNFLVELAESHDDLASTWLAFEPNEFDGNDAAAIGTEGSNENGQYLAWYQAGNKMSYGTNLERAWYQTSLRSGKPFLTDPTEYIFDGQKIILVSATVPVKVKNRTIGVAGVDLNIGQLKKVVARIQPFETGYGFLISNSGMIVADPSPKHVGKQVGETFGSEMEHLITSCLKSERTVHTTFTKNDTKFELIIAPFTIGETGQSWALGVAIPTAKIMEAANDVTWLSAVMSISSIIVLLAIIFFLARSIVNPIRQGVTFTKQIASGDLNANLHIEQKDEIGELAADLTSMGQQLRSVVSDVRQSVEQVASGSEELSATAQTLSGGATEQAANVEEVSASMEEMASNISQNADNAGETEKIALRSAQDAEEGGEAVTQTVQAMREIADKITIIEDIARQTNLLALNAAIEAARAGEHGKGFAVVAAEVRKLAERSGEAAAEISDLSASSVAVAESAGGMLNKMVPDIKRTAELIQEIAAASNEQNAGAEQVNKAMLKLDEMTQQIAAAAEEVSATSEELARQSVQLQSAIAFFKVNDMPTARSTVHVARKTAALPKGRQSTNQSNGGMTIPGMTDEGFERF